The Chrysemys picta bellii isolate R12L10 chromosome 12, ASM1138683v2, whole genome shotgun sequence genome has a segment encoding these proteins:
- the LOC101938996 gene encoding uncharacterized protein LOC101938996 — MAWGLLLALCGGLLAPPAAGGRHSLAVLVTAVTHEDGTHHYFMISKLDDIQIAYYSSDTRELRPTQTWAAQAVGAEYLQEKTRDFWGYEEEAKAESRWWMQLHNQTGGVHTEQLHVGCALSDQAPVDPRFQYAYDGRDFISFDNQTGTWVAAVQPAVPTKQLWETGSKAWTHFVQQYLQSECLGTLQSLVQQGRAVLEQQVPPEVLVSRTDSPDSSITLSCHARGFYPRPIHVSWVRDREDILAEKDSSGILHNADGTYYTQSSLEISPQQQDGHRYACRVEHSSLGEPVFVWAPGKKGSLHPGVLAAIVLATLVLAGAVGVGVILWRRKSAGPMNPGYALAATKSGEDSASSSSSGTDPRSFSLVDRRLPEVLSLEPCQCRESLRRVTQNLGIQAEEVVEDADPMVDVFTPSGPSPRRKERRYFVPSNGYEHFYTHPPLNSLVVDTTNQRKHQEFQGPSPKNRKVQKLDLFRRKVHSTNGLQFQIANQQAIISRYSFNSCGVMDKFAELLPPDSCSEFNALVEEGKLMSRASLQAALHGADVATLLDLKDAYFHIAITPSHRKYLRFVVNNTHCQFTVLPFGLSGALRAFTKCLAVVSVFLRSGKVKVTRGGADSRGWSWGVCSSSEWGKPLTQHRSHGPGCRPGAVLGAAGADGHHSLAVLVTAVINEDGTNHFIMIARLDDVKIAHYSSDTREVRPTQEWPEQALGTEYLQEKTQEFWLHEEVSKGGIRWWMQLHNQTGGFHTGQVHVTCALSNQVPMDPRFQFAYDGRDFISFDAQTRTWVAAVQPAFLQKQSWETGKTWTQYVQHFLQYECLGTLRSLVQRGSGVLRQQAPPTVSVSRRDAPDSSITLSCRARGFYPRPIHVSWVRDGEDIVPEKYSSGILPNTDGTYYTQSSLEISPQQDGHRYACRVEHSSLPEPTLVWAPGKKGPLHPGVLATIVLAVLVLAGGAVGAGVILWRRKSAGPMNPGYALAATKSGEDSAFSSSSGTDPRSVGPRS, encoded by the exons ATGGCCTGGGGGCTGCTCCTGGCGCTCTGCGGGGGGCTCCTGGCCCCACCCGCGGCGGGCG GGCGCCACAGCCTGGCTGTGCTAGTCACAGCCGTCACCCACGAAGATGGGACTCATCACTACTTCATGATCTCCAAGCTGGATGACATTCAGATCGCGTACTACAGCAGTGACACGCGAGAGCTCAGACCCACACAGACGTGGGCAGCACAGGCTGTGGGTGCTGAGTATCTCCAGGAAAAGACCCGGGATTTCTGGGGGTATGAGGAGGAGGCTAAAGCCGAGAGCAGATGGTGGATGCAGCTGCACAACCAGACGGGCG GGGTTCACACTGAGCAGCTTCACGTGGGTTGTGCGCTGAGCGACCAGGCCCCCGTGGACCCGAGGTTCCAGTACGCCTACGATGGGAGGGACTTCATCAGCTTTGACAACCAGACGGGGACGTGGGTCGCAGCCGTGCAGCCGGCTGTCCCCACAAAGCAGCTCTGGGAGACGGGGAGCAAGGCTTGGACTCATTTCGTCCAGCAGTACCTGCAGTCCGAGTGCCTGGGGACCCTGCAGAGCCTGGTGCAGCAGGGGCGGGCAGTGCTGGAGCAGCAGG tgccccccgaGGTCTTGGTTTCCCGCACAGACTCTCCCGACAGCTCCATCACGCTCTCCTGCCACGCCAGGGGCTTTTACCCGCGTCCCATCCACGTCTCCTGGGTGCGGGACAGAGAAGACATCCTGGCGGAGAAGGACTCCAGCGGGATCCTGCACAATGCCGACGGCACCTACTACACGCAGTCGTCCCTGGAGatctccccgcagcagcaggaCGGGCACCGCTACGCCTGCCGGGTGGAGCACAGCAGCCTGGGGGAGCCTGTGTTTGTCTGGG CCCCTGGGAAGAAGGGCTCCCTGCaccctggggtcctggccgccatCGTCCTGGCCACGCTGGTTCTGGCTGGAGCCGTAGGGGTCGGCGTCATCCTGTGGAGGAGAAAATCAGCAG GCCCCATGAATCCCGGCTATGCTCTGGCTGCCA CAAAGAGCGGGGAAGATTCTGCCTCCAGCTCGTCATCGGGAACAGACCCCCGGAGC TTCTCATtagtag ATCGGCGCCTACCAGAAGTCTTAAGTTTGGAGCCGTGTCAGTGCCGGGAGTCCTTGCGCAGGGTGACCCAGAACCTGGGGatccaggcagaggaggtggtagaGGATGCAGATCCCATGGTGGACGTCTTCACCCCCTCTGGGCCCTCGC CAAGGAGAAAGGAAAGACGCTATTTCGTCCCCTCCAACGGGTACGAGCACTTTTACACTCACCCGCCACTCAACTCCCTGGTGGTGGATACTACGAACCAAAGGAAGCACCAGGAGTTCCAGGGACCCTCCCCTAAAAACCGGAAGGTCCAAAAGCTTGACTTATTCAGGAGGAAAGTCCACTCCACCAATGGTCTGCAGTTCCAGATTGCAAACCAGCAGGCCATCATTAGCAGATACTCCTTTAACTCCTGCGGAGTGATGGACAAGTTTGCCGAGCTGCTGCCGCCAGACTCCTGTTCCGAATTTAATGCCTTGGTGGAGGAAGGCAAACTCATGTCTAGGGCCTCCTTGCAGGCGGCTCTTCATGGCGCGGATGTGGCCACCC tcctcgacttgaaggacgcgTATTTTCACATAGCAATAACTCCATCGCACAGAAAATACCTCAGGTTTGTCGTGAACAACACCCACTGTCAGTTCACAgtcctcccgtttggcctgtcGGGGGCACTTCGAGCATTCACCAAGTGCCTGGCAGTTGTCTCTGTGTTCCTGCGCAG TGGGAAAGTGAAAGTGACAAGGGGGGGTGCAGATtcccggggctggagctggggggttTGTTCCTCTTCAGAGTGGGGGAAACCCCTGACCCAGCACAGGAGCCATGGCCCTGGGTGTCGCcctggggctgtgctgggggcagcaggggcagatG GGCACCACAGCCTGGCCGTCCTCGTCACAGCCGTCATCAACGAAGATGGGACCAATCACTTCATCATGATCGCCCGGCTGGATGATGTTAAGATCGCGCACTACAGCAGCGACACGCGAGAGGTCAGACCCACCCAGGAGTGGCCAGAACAGGCCCTGGGCACTGAGTATCTCCAGGAAAAGACCCAGGAATTCTGGCTGCACGAGGAGGTCTCCAAAGGAGGTATCAGGTGGTGGATGCAGCTGCACAACCAGACGGGTG GGTTTCACACTGGACAGGTTCACGTGACCTGTGCCCTGAGCAACCAGGTCCCCATGGACCCGAGGTTCCAGTTCGCCTACGACGGGAGGGACTTCATCAGCTTTGATGCCCAGACGAGGACGTGGGTCGCAGCCGTGCAGCCGGCCTTCCTCCAGAAGCAGAGCTGGGAGACGGGCAAGACCTGGACTCAGTACGTCCAGCATTTCCTGCAGTACGAGTGTCTGGGGACCCTGCGGAGCCTCGTGCAGCGGGGGAGTGGAGTCCTGCGGCAGCAGG caccccccacggTCTCAGTTTCCCGCAGAGACGCCCCAGACAGCTCCATCACCCTCTCCTGCCGCGCCAGGGGCTTTTACCCACGTCCCATCCATGTCTCCTGGGTGCGGGACGGAGAAGACATCGTGCCGGAGAAGTACTCCAGCGGGATTCTGCCCAACACCGACGGCACCTACTACACGCAGTCGTCCCTGGAGATCTCCCCGCAGCAGGACGGGCACCGCTACGCCTGCCGAGTGGAGCACAGCAGCCTGCCAGAGCCCACGCTCGTCTGGG CCCCTGGGAAGAAGGgccccctgcaccctggggtCCTCGCCACCATCGTCCTGGCCGTGCTGGTTCTGGCTGGTGGAGCCGTAGGGGCCGGCGTCATCCTGTGGAGGAGAAAATCAGCAG GCCCCATGAATCCCGGCTACGCTCTGGCTGCCA CAAAGAGCGGGGAAGATTCTGCCTTCAGCTCGTCATCGGGAACAGACCCCCGGAGCGTGGGACCCCGGAGCTAG